TTACGGATCATATATCAGAGCACCAATACCAAACCGAACGAGATAATGCTGAAGTACGCAAACTCAGTGTGGATCAAAACTTGATTCGGCTGGAATTAGCTGCCCATGTAGATGCTAATTTGTATGATTACCCTCTTACCCTTATGACCAACGTTCCAGCTAGCTGGAGCACAGCACTTGTTACGCAAGGCGATATTTTAAAAGTATCGCCCGTTAAAAATGGGATTATCCAATTTGATGCCATCCCCAATGCGGGCCTTATAAATATCAGGGAAGCTCAGTAATTATCGCTCTGATAGCCTTCAATTAGCTCTTGTCGCTTACAAAGTCTGCAAGCTAGCTATTGTAAATTTGTAAAATACCGACTACTTTTCTCTCTTCCCCAAGTACTACCATTGAATTGATTCTGGATGCCAGCATTTGTGCTTCGGCGGTCGCAAACATTTCATTTTGATCAATTGTTTTGGGTGATTTTGTCATGAACTCATATGCTTGAAGTGTTGTTGGGTTTTGATGTGCATTAAGTGCTCTACGTAAATCGCCATCTGTAATGATTCCTTGTAATTGATCTTCATCTATTACCAGGGCTAATCCTAACCTGCCAGTATTCATGGTTGATACCACCTCACGGAAGTTTGATTCAGGTTCACAAAATGGCAGATTTTTTGTTTGCATGACTTCATGAACGCGGGTTAGTAGTTTTTTGCCTAAGCTTCCGCCAGGATGAAACCTAGCAAAGTCTTCTGGTTGAAAATCTTTAAGTGTAGACAAGCTAATGGCAAAAGCATCCCCCATGACTAAGGCCGCAGTGGTTGAGTTTGTTGGGGCAAGATTATTGTTACAAGCTTCACGATCTACGGATATATCCAAAACTGCATCAGCATGTTTAGCCAATGATGAATTTAGATTGCCCGTCATTGCGATAATTTTATTTTTTTGCCAGTGTAGAAATGGAATGATTCTAAT
This genomic window from Methyloradius palustris contains:
- a CDS encoding KpsF/GutQ family sugar-phosphate isomerase, with product MPDRGEILTIAKQVITSEISSLLSMSERLDNEFLKAIAIVQNNEGRVVMIGMGKSGIIGRKIAATLASTGTPAFFVHPGEAFHGDLGMIEPKDVALLISNSGETEEIIRIIPFLHWQKNKIIAMTGNLNSSLAKHADAVLDISVDREACNNNLAPTNSTTAALVMGDAFAISLSTLKDFQPEDFARFHPGGSLGKKLLTRVHEVMQTKNLPFCEPESNFREVVSTMNTGRLGLALVIDEDQLQGIITDGDLRRALNAHQNPTTLQAYEFMTKSPKTIDQNEMFATAEAQMLASRINSMVVLGEERKVVGILQIYNS